The genomic stretch TTTAGATCTGTATCCACCATGATATTAATTTGAATTTGATTCACATATGATGAATATAAAGAGATGGTAGCTACATTTGCTCATTCACAAAAGCGACTGATTTAACCTAAATCATAAAATAGGAGAAGATTCACAATCCAATTTTATATGCCTAAGTGACACTCGTATTCAAATCACGAGAATCAGTATCTGTTCATGAATATGTCTAGAATTAATTCTTGTATATCTACTTCTATTCATGTGGGAGAGGAGTACTAGAATTCTATTTGTTTTATGGGTTGGAAAGGTGAAGATTTTCAAGAAAGAGAATCATAAGTCCTCGGACTGTATTTGCAATTTATTTACATATTCGACCAAATTTATGAGGTGCAAATTCTGCAGATTTATATGTCAGCAACAGAAGTTCAAGCTTATGgaatcctttttccttttctttttctatttttctctatTGATATCTCTGGGTTGATAAACCATTTTTCCCTTCAATGTGAGGAAAAGAGTATTGGGGCCATGACAACATCTCTTCTGACTCCTACGGAAAGAGTGAAGGAGTATTATTACCTTTAAGGTAAGCTCTTCAAAGCATTGCTCTACATTTGCTCGGGTTTTAGCACTGCACTCAAGAAATAAACTTCCAAGCTCTTTTGCTAGAGCAGCACCTTCCTCCCTGCTCACAACTCTCTCAGATTCCTGAAATTCCATACCAAAAAGAATCAGCTAAATAGGTCCTATAATTCATCTAGATTTATACAAGCATCAAATAATCTTATAGTGAATGGAATGAACGTAATTTCTAATGTTAATGTTAAAGATTCTAATTAACACATGGATAATGAGAGCAAGATACACCAAGGGTAGAATAATAGTTACGTTCACAAAGTGAGACAAGAGATGTAATTTATAGTTCATATTTGGTTTGCATATATAGGCAGAGAGTAGCCTACAACTCAGCTCCTAAACGGAAGAAATCCTGTATATTCATGTTTAAAAGGTAGTCTCATTATTAGTTTTTGCTAGAGCAGTATATCAATTGTCTATCAAGAGTGATGGTTTCCTATTCTAAGAACCTTCTAAAGCAAACCAGATGCTGCAGCAGGATAAAGTGCACTCCAAGCATTCAAGAGCATACACAAGCATATTCACTCTAGCAGGACTTACTCTGTCAACTTTGTTTCCAACCAGCATTTTGATACAATCCTCGTTAGTACAGCAAAGCTCCACCTCTTTTGCCCACACATCAGATAGGTTTGTGAATGTGTCTCGCCTTGTCACATCATAAACTGTGATTTACAGTAACAGCAATCAGATATTATGAACACAGAAAAGAAATGCAATGACAAATTTAGACAAGACATAGTATTGCACAACAAATAAGGCAGGAAAATGCTTCTTTTGCTGATGCAACTAGGAAAGCTTAATTTCGTTGACAAGTATTTGAAGATTATCCAGATGAAAAATGAAAATCCATCATTTGCATGTCTTCATATGTTACCGTTATGTGCTCGTAAGAGCCCATCAACATGGATACATGATGCTCTGATAAGGGGACTTAGGAAGACAACAGTCAGTTCACTTTTCTGTTGCAAAAAGCTTCTAAATGTTTGTGATGAAGAAAACTTTTTCAGTGTACTTTGCTGGACAGAATTCCAACAGGGGAATATAGAGAAAGACGAAGAGTTCTAAAATCATCCACTCTTAACAATGAAAGCATGCTCGATGTAGGTTCCTTAAGCACTAACATTTCATTAGAAGCATAAATAGAATTCTAAAGACAATAACATCCGTTTTCACCAGTAttataacaaaaaagaaaaattctcTATTCACAACATGCACATaaactgaacacgaacagaaatTTGGATGGCTCTCAACTCAAAGAACAAAATGGCATGTAGTCCCTCTAGAATGGTATGTAATATTTCTTCATCTATGACATACCAAGAATGATTCCCTGAGCACCTCTGAAGTAGGAGCTTGTCAATGTCCTGAACTTCTCCTGTCCAGCTGTAGAAAAATGCTAATAAAAGTTACAACCTGGCCATGGCatctaggtaagcctaaaaagtACATGCCTTTATGATGTTGCTGAGGAAAAGATGATGCAAAAATTTGGGTTATTATGTTGGAGTAGAACAATGACAGAAGTTATGTCCATGATAAACTACTATCATCAATTCTGTTAGAATTTAAACTCTACCACTCTGATCAAAGCAGAGCATTATAGGTTTCATTCACTGGCAGTGTGATCACAGTGTTGCGTATTAACTCAATAACTTTATTTCAGAATCCAAAACTGTAGCAGCCTTTGGCGCGCCGAGTATAGGTAGAAGATCAATTCAGCAGGTCATTTTTGACAAACAATCTTGCTATGGTGTATATTACTGGAAGACATGTGACCAAAATAAGCACATGAATTCACCATTGCATTGAAGTGGACAAGGTGATGATTCATTAACTTGGTTTCACTGTCTCTCAACACACAAGCAGCAGTGAATTCTTAGTTGCTACTATTAATTTGATCATATGTAATCGAGATATCATGATGGGTGATATCAAACTTAAATGTCTAGAAACAATTTAAAACTTCTATAGCCGGAAGTACTATGCTTTTGGCTTAGTCATCAAAAGTAACTTGAATTCAAAAAATACTGAAGACAACGAAGCGCCTTCCTATTGAATCACAGGACAATATTAGGAACATGGATACTTCACTAGGCAGACTTAACAAGCTCCCCTTATGTTTGCATTATTAAgcttgataggtaagattttgaggCTATTAAGTGGAGAAGAGTGGTTTCTAGTCCACCTTAAATAGGAGAAAAGTTAGCTTTGTGTTCCGGATCATCATGTAGTAGAATGGCTTTGATCTCTCTGCCAACAAAAGATTCATAGGATCTGTTTACGATCTTCCCATTGCTTTGTTTGCTGGTTTTGTTTTGAGAAAGTATTTCAATCACTCTTATGATTTTATAATAAAGTTTCTCATTGCATGGCCACATGTTAACATATTTGGACATGGACAAAACTTCATTTTCTGTTGGATAATAATTTCACTGTGGGCGCAGATAGATTATGATGAACACAGGTAAAGCCTCAGCTATTAGAGAATACAGGAAAACCATTACCTGTGTCCCAAATGGTAAGCTTCAATCTATTCCCACCAACAGTGAgcgtcttgattttaaaatcaacACCTAGCCATTAGGTCAAAGAAACAGAAAATCATTGGAAAGTCGATAATAAGAAATAGTATCATATGAGACCAATATCATAAAAATTCTTGAAAGTATTAGTATACCAGCAATCAGCAATACAGAGACAGACAGGAAGAATAATTAAGATTGGTTAGTTTAATTTCTAACTTGCTtctccttcttcatcttcttctttttaaatTTACTCTTACATTCTTTTGCCGATCAGAGGTTCTTTCCTGAAGATTTTGATACTAAAGTATCCTACTCCAAAATTGTATCATAAACAACTCAAACATGGCATATTCTAGGAGTAGGAGTCAATTCAACCCAAAGAAAgctaaaaaatctttttggatgaAGTAAAAGTTTCATTGCTAGCATCAAGTAGATGCAAAAAGATAGTGCAAGGATATTACAATTGAGCTCACAGAAAATGAAAATTAGCTCCTTAAAGAGGTGGCTATTCTAAAACCAGGGAGCTAATAAACTGGATGAACAAGGAATCATTGGACTAAAATTATGAACGAAAACGGTGTAGTATAAATTCAGCATGAAGCAATGCAACAAGCAACCATTACAAACCACGGAGAAGGTTGATTTCTGCCTGAAGAATAGGATGAAAATTCGAGGCAATAAGAGTCCAAGATAGGGTGGCAAATGGGCGGGTTAGACTGAATTTGGGCGACAGGTTAGGTCAATAAATGGGTCATTGCCCAACCCAGTTCAAAGTGTACTTGGGCTAAAATGGGCTGGGTCAAGATGGGCTAAACAATGGGTCATAGCCCAACCCGCCCAACTTGACTCATGTTTTAGAACCATGCTCATCTTGCATGAAAAAGCATTTTACCTTAAAATGTATAAGTTGAAAAATATTTTGCGGGTAAGGGTGGATGAGTGGTGCagaaaaaacgaaaaaacagaaaacagaaaattaaaaatacaaaaaaaaagtaaaataaagtaaaatttttGAGGGGGTTTGCGCAGGGAGAGGGGGTGGTTGGTTGGTGAAGAAAAACAGAAattaaaaaaacagaaaaaggtaaaaataaataaattgaggGGGTTAAAACGGGGGGTGGGGGTAAGGGGTTGGGGTGGATgagtggtgcagaaaaacaaaaaaaaattaaaaattaatttgtgGGGGTTAGCACGAGGGGGACGGAGTAGGGTGGGATGGGCGGTGCagaagaacaaaaaaaatagaaaattgaaaatataaaaaaaaaaaaaatttttgagGGAGGTTGGAGGTGAGTGGGTAGGGGtaggtgggtggtgcagaaaattaaaaatacaaaaaaaaatggaGCAACTAAGTAAATTTCTAGATAAGTTGGGTTGAGATCCCTTTATTTTGGGTGAGTTTCATGAGTTGTATTTAGGCTGCTCAATTGGTCGGAATGAGTTCTAAAAAATAATGAGTTAACTTGGGCTAAACTCAAATAGACCCATGAGCTAAAATGTGTAAATATAGCACGGTataaccagttttcggactggtcattcaaaaatagtcagcgtttaccaagtcaataaaaaatagccactattttgctgcaacagagactggtccagcataatatactggagttcggtgcacctgtgtatgaactccatcatattatgttggaccggtatactttgttggctccagtataatatactggagactagagcaccggtgctccaaactctagtatattatgctggaccggtatacttgctggaactccagtatattgtgttggagttctagtgtccccagagttccagcatacttatcttggaactccagtataatatgttggagttcaagtatacttatgctgtaactccagcataatatactggcgtatttttcgggttttgaacactgtttttgctcagatttatctttacatgaaaagtgactaaatttcgattacttttgaaactgggctatttttgaacgaccaattgtaaatctagttatttttgaatttctcccctaaAATGTTTGTAGTTCAACCCATTAATCTCTGGATGGGTTGGGCGAGTTGGATGGGTTTGGGCTCAAATTATCAGTCCAACGGTAACTACAAGAAAGAACCAGTATATGTAAAACCACTATAAATCACTCAAACAAATTACCAAAACCTATAATGAAATTAATCACAagcattcttcttcttttttttccgaaGTTCAATTTAGATGCTTAAAAATAACAGCTAAAAATCCAGCAAAATCCATAATAATGCAAGCACAGGATGGAGAGGAATTAGTTTCTATATAAGAACTAGTAACTTTTTAagcacaaaagtcaaactttgaTGCCTCTGATTCCCCAAAAGAAACGCAGTATTTACTAAATTTAGATTAATCTGAAGATTAATGATAGTGCACACAAACTCAATTCCCTCTTAATTCAAACGCCGAGATTTAATGCACAGTTGATAATTGAAGATCGTATAATCCAAATCTAAGCGAAGCTCAAATCATGAAGTtagacaaaataaaattttcacaAGTTTAGACACCTAATTGAAACTATATGTTTATATAGATATAATAAATTGATACGGCAAAACATATGGTAACTCACCTATCACAACATGTCAAATACTACAGATACAGTGTTTGGAAACTTAAATCATTGAACATTAGATTGAGACAAGTTTAATCTGAGCGAGCGATGCTCATTTGAAAAGATTCATTCAGGCAAGCCCTAACTAGCTTGGATTGAGACGTAGTAGTAATAGTAATTGTGTAATGTTTCACAAATTGATGAAGAAGAATACCAATGGTAGGGGTAATATCGTCAATAGCATTAGAAATGAAACTGAGGAGCAAGCTGCTCTTGCCAACTCCTGAATCACCGATCAATAAGATCTTAAAAGACAAATCATAACTGCTGCTGCTCTGCGCCGCCGTTGATGATCTCATTCCCTGACACTATCTTTCTCTCTCAATAATGAAAAACTTTCTCTCTCTAGCTAGCTCCAAGTACGGTAAAAGCCTATGGCATGATTCACCCTTTCTGTAGCTATATGTATACTTCATAGAGAGAGAAAGGAATATAGATATCTATATGTATGTATAGGTTTTGGAGAGAGAAATTAAGAAAACGGCAAGCTGAAGAATGAGGACAATGTCATCATTGTCATGCAAGTTATGCTtttattctttccttttcttatttCTATTCTGTTATTTTGCTGAGTAGCAAATGTAGAGATTCATTACAGAACATGATTCGGTTTCTGAGTGACACGCATTGCACCTGAGAGGTTGAGTGGCATTGAGATAAATAAAGAACGAACCAGGGGTGAAGAATTAGTGCGATTGGGCTCCAGCGTCGTCTTCTACTTTGGTGGTGGGTCAAATCAAAATATCTGTGGGCTTTTTCTACTGTGCTTAGGGATGGCAATATGGGGGCGGATGTGCGGCGGGGCGGCGCAAATGTACGCGGGTGCGGTGCGGGTTTGAGTTTTGCGGGTGCGGTGCGAGTTAAAATATTGTTATTTAAAATTCAGGCGGATATGAAGCATTGCGGGTTGAAGTCATGAATTGACTTCATACTGCAGCGGAACATAGCAAACTTGTCCTAAACCCatttattttgttgttttgtcCTGCATTATAAAAAAACTCTAAATTGATGTACTTTTATTGAAGTTTTTTAATCCAATCTTTTAAGTATTACTGTAGTTTCTAaacatttcatttctttttcttgttaTACCCAAATCAAGCAATGAAAAGTAAACGATTTTCCTCCATCTTGGTAGATATTCTTCCTTCCTCTTCCTTTTTAGATTTCTAgttttcaaataaaataaaagaaacttaAACATGGAGGTTGCTTGAACTTTTGATTTCATAAGAATTTTTCCATGCCCTATGGAGATGTATGGAGGCTGGCGGTGTTCCGGTGGCgtacattagggcgattaaggacatgtacgaGGGAGCAAAGGCTCGGGTGAGGAGTGAGGGAGGACACTCGGATCATTTCCCATTGGAGATGGGGTTACATCAAGGATCGGCTCTTAGCCCGTTTTTATTTGCCTTAGCGTTAGATGTGTTGACGCGACACATACAAGGGGAGGTGCCACAGTGTATGCTATTTGCGGATGACATAGTCCTGATAGACGAGACGCGAGGTGGAATTAATGCTGAGTTGAAAGTTTGGAGACAAACGctagagtctaaaggtttcaagttgagtaggtcaAAAACTgagtacttggagtgcaagttcagtgatAGGATGcatgaagaagaagtagaagtgAGGATTGGTACTTGGGTCATCCCTAAAAGAGatagtttcaagtatcttgggtcTATTATTCAACGTAACGGGATGATTGACGATGATGTTACTCATCATATTGGAGTAGGGTGGATGAGATGGAGGCTCGCCTCGGGTTTTATGTAATAAAAATGTGCCCCCTGGACTTAGGGCAAGTTCTATAAAATGGTGGTTAGACCGACTATATTGTATGGAGCTGAGTGTTGGCCCATCAAGAAGTCCCGtgtccaaaagatgaaagtagctgaaatgaggatgttgagatggatgtgtgggcgtACTAGAAAAGACAGGATTAAGAATTAAGTTATTAGGGACAAGGTAGGAGTGACATCTGTGGAGGACAAGTTGCGGGAATTGAGgttgagatggttcgggcatgtgaagaggagaaACATAGATGATCCGATCATGAGGTGTGAGAGGTTATCCATGGCGGGTTTAAGGAAGGGAAGGGGTAGGCCTAAGAAGTTTTGGGAAGAGGTAATTAGGCAGGTCATGTCATTGCTTCAGCTTACAGAGGATATGACCCACGATAGGAAAGTATAGGGTTGTAAGTTGACAGATAGTAGTGTATTCCTCCTAGGCCGACCATTAGTACCaggactatttttgtaattttctattTATGGTTTTTTATTATGCATGTTGTGGCATTCACGCTCGTTACCATGTTACATTGTTGTTAATATTCTATGCTACTTGGTTGCTTTATCTTCACTGTtacttgagccgagggtctatcggaaacaacatcTCTATCTCTAtgaggtaagggtaaggtctgcgtacacactaccctccctagattCCATTTATGGGATCAAacttggtttgttgttgttgttgcagtaCATATGGAAGTCCATACTTCAATATAGTATTAATACTACAAATTTATGTTAATGGAATTAAAATTTGTTCTGTCCTTCCAATTCAATTATCCAAAATGTTTGAATTTTTTATTGATTTATTAGTAGTTAGATCATCTTATCATCTCTCCTATAGTTTAATGCATAAGAGTCCAAAATCCTGGGTATTTTGCACTTAATTTCATTTCCAACTGTATCAGAACTCAAAAGaatattgttttgtgtcaatCGTATTTCTTGGGGAAGAGACTTGGTCCAAAATCTAACAAAattcaattaaaaaaaacttaagtTGGGCGGGTGGATGGGGCGTAGGTATGGGGTGGATGAACGCGAGTGCAAATGCTATGCGGGGTAGGGCGGGGTGGGTTAAAATTTTGCGGGTTAAGACAGAACACGCATCGCACCTGCACCGCTTGTCATCCCTAACTGTGGTATTGGGTTGGACCCAAGACGTTTAGTTGTGATGAAAATTATGTCGGATGGATTTTTTTTTCTAGAACAAGTTTATATTTTGGCCCCATTAAGAAAACTTCAGTAAAATAGCCTTGTTATCAGAATTTTGAAGCCACTGTCAGAATATTTTCATATAAATAATTTTGATGATTGCCATATTTGTGTCGAATCCGTGTGATCACTATATGAAAATTTCTAGCAATTGCTTTTGCAAATCCTGGTGATGACCATATGAAAATTTCTGACAATTATCATGTTTTGTTGTAAATCTTGATGACCACTATATGAAAATAGTTTGCGATTGCAATGTTTTTGTAGCAAATCCTGATGATCGCCATATAAAAAAATTCTAGCGATAGCTAAGAACACTTTCCAAAATTCTGGTGAAGGCTATT from Nicotiana sylvestris chromosome 12, ASM39365v2, whole genome shotgun sequence encodes the following:
- the LOC104245644 gene encoding ras-related protein RABC2a-like, which gives rise to MRSSTAAQSSSSYDLSFKILLIGDSGVGKSSLLLSFISNAIDDITPTIGVDFKIKTLTVGGNRLKLTIWDTAGQEKFRTLTSSYFRGAQGIILVYDVTRRDTFTNLSDVWAKEVELCCTNEDCIKMLVGNKVDRESERVVSREEGAALAKELGSLFLECSAKTRANVEQCFEELTLKIMEVPSLLEEGSAPGKKNILKQKQEHQTTQSSCCS